A window of Sulfurimonas gotlandica GD1 contains these coding sequences:
- a CDS encoding PilZ domain-containing protein, with amino-acid sequence MIHLYYKISTSKQISETANAFESCKLVDISMVKSIEDDEVYLVEIDKIEKTLLLHIKKLLQSKTQSLVYFFINDSHNLMLFQLASLLNVKSIITPKHDISKVISNIQTELLLNKTSQLENAIAKTQVNDYCFMIFNSNSLIFASQKLYNDFNCKDLDMVKSFVCSQFKLDDFLNSDMVEKNSFSFTGFPKLYSIKSITSSFNNDKYIYIEDISNDKTQDISGVDFIKNRIYFIEILKEKILEKSISQGFISIITIQVENMSNLKQYWSEYEIEMAVRDLLLQVEIEIESHTLLAQYDNNLYLTLFEGLDFESTKQKANSIQHHISSYTSKQKIKPIIGLYALDINDLELNNILTTVSDISRENISIKDIDSKKLYRVINIDNELDDVRAIDILLQATFTNKIPIKLLNIYKGLCINTASTIVKKTDQEIYVTYEQLQGTVLHFEKETVIQSSNFIKDIVADVKYIDTKKKLALLKNFRFVQGSANARKYSRVTCSQRTPISIVHNKGTLNGEILDISMNSIAVKTRLYPQMEALKQNEVTLNFTLPVSSSEEGYMKLSLIAEVIFTMCDEEFCKVVVNLDEDQVHEAILMEYVYNRQKEIIVELKKQTTMLN; translated from the coding sequence TTGATTCATCTTTATTATAAAATTTCTACTTCAAAACAGATATCTGAGACTGCGAATGCATTTGAATCTTGTAAGCTGGTTGACATCAGTATGGTTAAAAGTATTGAAGATGATGAAGTTTACCTGGTAGAAATAGATAAAATTGAAAAAACTCTTTTACTGCATATAAAAAAACTACTTCAAAGTAAAACGCAAAGTCTAGTATACTTTTTTATAAATGATTCTCATAATTTAATGCTTTTTCAATTAGCTTCTTTATTAAATGTAAAAAGTATTATTACTCCAAAACATGATATTTCCAAAGTTATCTCAAATATTCAAACAGAACTACTGCTTAACAAAACATCTCAACTAGAAAATGCTATAGCAAAGACTCAAGTCAATGATTATTGCTTTATGATTTTCAATTCCAACTCTCTCATATTTGCAAGTCAAAAGCTATATAATGATTTCAATTGTAAAGATTTAGATATGGTTAAGTCCTTTGTTTGTTCGCAATTTAAGCTAGATGATTTTTTAAACAGTGATATGGTAGAAAAGAATAGTTTTTCTTTTACCGGATTTCCAAAATTATATAGCATCAAAAGTATTACGTCTAGTTTTAACAATGATAAATACATATATATAGAAGATATTTCAAATGATAAAACGCAAGATATATCGGGCGTTGATTTTATAAAAAATCGTATATATTTCATAGAAATTTTAAAAGAAAAAATTTTAGAAAAAAGCATATCACAAGGTTTCATTTCAATAATAACTATTCAAGTTGAAAACATGTCTAACTTAAAGCAGTACTGGAGTGAATATGAAATAGAGATGGCAGTTCGTGACCTACTTTTACAAGTAGAAATTGAAATAGAATCCCACACACTACTTGCTCAATATGACAATAACCTTTATTTAACACTTTTTGAAGGACTAGACTTTGAATCTACAAAACAAAAAGCCAACTCAATACAACATCATATATCATCTTACACTTCAAAGCAAAAGATTAAGCCAATCATCGGACTATATGCTTTAGATATAAATGATTTAGAATTAAACAATATTTTAACAACTGTTTCAGACATATCAAGAGAAAATATATCAATAAAAGATATAGATTCTAAAAAACTATATAGAGTTATAAATATAGATAATGAACTAGATGATGTCAGAGCAATAGATATACTTCTTCAAGCTACATTTACTAATAAGATACCTATAAAACTTCTAAATATATACAAAGGTCTATGTATAAATACGGCTTCTACTATTGTGAAAAAAACTGATCAAGAGATATATGTTACATATGAACAGCTTCAGGGTACTGTATTACATTTTGAAAAAGAGACGGTAATTCAGTCTTCAAATTTCATAAAAGATATAGTTGCAGATGTAAAATATATAGATACTAAAAAGAAGCTTGCACTACTTAAAAACTTTCGATTTGTTCAAGGAAGTGCAAATGCAAGAAAGTACTCTCGAGTAACTTGCTCACAAAGAACTCCAATATCAATAGTTCATAACAAAGGCACCTTAAATGGAGAAATATTAGATATATCTATGAACTCTATAGCTGTAAAGACAAGACTATATCCACAGATGGAAGCATTAAAACAAAATGAGGTTACTCTAAACTTCACTCTTCCCGTAAGCAGCAGTGAAGAAGGTTATATGAAACTATCACTAATAGCAGAAGTGATTTTTACTATGTGTGATGAAGAGTTTTGCAAAGTTGTTGTAAATTTAGATGAAGACCAAGTTCATGAAGCTATTCTCATGGAATACGTTTATAACAGACAAAAAGAGATTATTGTTGAGCTAAAAAAACAAACAACTATGCTAAATTAG
- a CDS encoding DUF4384 domain-containing protein, producing MGNFKFSIAVFLGAIFLATSMDADISGVGYAQTNKEAKKEALADLSQVIKSEVRSNFESTTTDESSKAKSNIKISSNLPILGADFTFIDRALEVEASVKLTPLKVNKLYMKKLQNLNAEINSLLKELQSSKSSSLKLKLYEDIFSLLNEYDRYESVAIILGAELEKRPAITKAKVKAELAKLNSNIDSITIACGILEKNFQEEKIFVYPPLLQNNTTVAEFGSVFHKELKSKLKTAKTPKDALYLLIGEYTLTKNAMVLNYELLSTQTNEVVKSKTINIHPEAYKDLIIKPKGVDFDALLNAGVINSSDLKVSLNSNRGSENLLFNKGEEIELFVKLNKMGYFYIIGYTQTREAKFSYLLELGEGSGNSKFVKFINADDASRWISLGAFTVEPPFGVESIQVIASNQKISSLPSSKYDEQSGYYIISKDINKALATTRGLKKKVSQKVEMSEDVMSFTTIKK from the coding sequence ATGGGAAATTTTAAATTTAGTATTGCAGTTTTTTTAGGGGCTATTTTTTTAGCTACTTCTATGGATGCAGATATAAGTGGAGTAGGTTATGCACAAACAAATAAAGAAGCAAAAAAAGAGGCACTTGCTGATTTGAGTCAAGTTATAAAGAGTGAAGTTCGTTCCAACTTTGAGTCTACAACAACAGATGAAAGTTCAAAAGCTAAGTCAAATATCAAGATAAGTTCAAACTTGCCTATACTAGGTGCGGACTTTACATTTATAGATAGAGCTTTAGAGGTTGAAGCAAGTGTAAAACTAACTCCATTAAAAGTAAATAAACTCTATATGAAGAAACTCCAAAATCTAAACGCAGAGATAAACTCACTACTAAAAGAGCTTCAGAGTTCAAAATCTTCATCTTTGAAATTAAAACTATATGAAGATATTTTTTCACTTTTAAATGAGTATGACAGATATGAAAGCGTAGCAATTATTTTAGGTGCAGAGCTTGAGAAAAGACCCGCAATCACAAAAGCAAAAGTAAAAGCAGAGCTTGCAAAACTAAACTCAAACATAGACTCCATAACTATAGCATGTGGAATTTTAGAAAAAAATTTCCAAGAAGAAAAAATCTTTGTGTATCCTCCACTACTTCAAAACAACACAACTGTAGCAGAGTTTGGTTCAGTCTTTCATAAAGAGTTAAAGTCAAAACTAAAAACTGCAAAAACACCAAAAGATGCTTTGTACTTGCTAATCGGAGAATACACACTCACAAAAAATGCGATGGTTTTAAACTATGAACTTTTAAGCACTCAAACAAATGAAGTAGTAAAATCAAAAACGATAAATATACATCCAGAAGCCTACAAAGATTTAATTATAAAGCCAAAAGGCGTAGATTTTGATGCACTTCTAAACGCTGGCGTAATCAATTCAAGTGATTTAAAAGTATCACTAAACTCAAACAGAGGAAGTGAAAACCTACTTTTTAACAAAGGTGAAGAGATAGAACTTTTTGTAAAACTAAATAAAATGGGGTACTTCTATATAATTGGTTATACGCAGACAAGAGAAGCGAAATTTTCATATTTATTAGAGCTTGGCGAAGGAAGCGGAAATAGTAAATTTGTAAAGTTCATTAATGCAGACGATGCCTCAAGATGGATAAGTCTGGGCGCATTTACAGTTGAACCGCCATTTGGAGTTGAGAGTATTCAGGTCATAGCCTCAAACCAAAAAATAAGCTCACTTCCGTCAAGCAAGTATGACGAGCAAAGTGGCTATTACATAATCTCAAAGGACATCAACAAAGCCCTTGCAACAACCAGAGGATTAAAAAAGAAAGTGAGTCAAAAAGTTGAAATGAGTGAAGATGTCATGAGTTTTACTACTATAAAAAAATAG
- a CDS encoding PDC sensor domain-containing protein has translation MVASDIQDFSEGRTKARAYFCYLFSKNIPNRLPSLTIDMIMPRLLKIKADLEKCEGIYLLDNRGIQVTATYSASKQIDSDIGKIRADRAYYYRAVREERCTITDPYPSLITQELTVTASQPIFCEDGNLKYVACLDMPLDEVIKIAHMNTSDAFFSKLFKYSYAMFAFALIAVALLLFSHGIKSFFVNEITVSHLVIDDMFKATILLTLSLAIFDLAKTLIEEEILGRHKEPNISGPHKTMVKFLGSIIIALSIEALMLVFKFAITDPQMLLYSMYIIGGVAMLIVSLAIYIKFTKVKNDS, from the coding sequence ATGGTTGCATCTGATATTCAAGATTTTTCTGAAGGTCGTACTAAAGCTAGGGCGTATTTCTGTTATCTTTTTTCTAAAAATATTCCAAATAGACTTCCGTCGTTAACAATAGATATGATTATGCCTCGTCTGTTAAAGATCAAGGCAGATTTAGAAAAGTGTGAGGGCATCTATCTTTTAGATAATAGAGGTATTCAGGTAACCGCTACATACTCTGCTTCTAAACAAATAGATTCTGATATCGGCAAAATCAGAGCAGATCGTGCTTACTACTACCGTGCTGTAAGAGAAGAAAGATGTACGATTACAGATCCTTATCCTTCTCTAATAACACAAGAGTTGACGGTTACAGCTTCTCAACCAATTTTTTGTGAAGATGGAAATCTTAAATATGTAGCTTGTCTAGATATGCCTCTTGATGAAGTTATAAAAATTGCTCATATGAACACATCTGATGCGTTCTTTTCTAAGTTATTTAAATATTCATATGCAATGTTTGCCTTTGCACTTATAGCAGTTGCACTACTTCTTTTCTCACATGGAATCAAGAGTTTCTTTGTTAATGAGATAACTGTTTCTCATCTGGTTATTGATGATATGTTTAAAGCAACTATTTTACTAACCCTTTCTCTTGCCATATTTGATTTAGCTAAAACTCTCATAGAAGAAGAGATACTTGGGCGGCATAAAGAACCAAATATTTCAGGGCCGCATAAAACAATGGTCAAGTTCTTAGGTTCTATTATAATTGCATTATCTATTGAAGCTCTGATGTTAGTTTTTAAATTTGCTATTACAGATCCTCAGATGCTACTATATTCGATGTATATAATCGGTGGTGTAGCAATGTTAATAGTTAGTTTAGCTATATATATAAAATTTACAAAAGTGAAAAATGACTCATGA